A genomic segment from Aegilops tauschii subsp. strangulata cultivar AL8/78 chromosome 1, Aet v6.0, whole genome shotgun sequence encodes:
- the LOC109741201 gene encoding uncharacterized protein, which yields MASPRTPDSPRGLIFAPCDADLVTIYLQRKISGSPLPAAAARYIHDADVYAAEPAALVTGLLPASASSDGEGREWYFFTSVRAQSSRGTRRCRAVAGGVGTWHSEKARCHVLDAGGAAVGYRQPFTYEPKNGWLMLEFSQEDPRPGEAMPALCKIYQKRRAGRSASKPISSGSSSMSGSKRKAAAAGERSGVRRCLQFRPSPAAPNPPTVVATSEIQEAFLLPVERPQAEQEEQEPPVRRAPTATPLIPSFSLTFDSTAFLRPAQDSPTPANSDLSDTSTALLGNYEFVSPASSELTCYNATTPSSDNTGAWAFQPSALTSSNGTTSLLPGQDWATPESSQVSEASTLESYSCFSPDHATSRPTTLPISNGTGYCWSLPQYSELSAIFGA from the coding sequence ATGGCGTCCCCGCGCACGCCCGACTCGCCCCGCGGCCTCATCTTCGCGCCCTGCGACGCCGACCTCGTCACGATCTACCTCCAGCGCAAGATCTCCGGGTCcccgctccccgccgccgccgcccggtaCATCCACGACGCGGACGTGTACGCGGCCGAGCCCGCCGCGCTCGTCACCGGCCTCCTCCCCGCCTCGGCGAGCAGCGACGGGGAGGGCAGGGAGTGGTACTTCTTCACCTCCGTGCGGGCCCAGAGCAGCCGGGGCACCCGCAGGTGCCGCGCCGTCGCGGGCGGGGTCGGCACCTGGCATTCGGAGAAGGCGCGGTGCCACGTGCTCGACGCGGGCGGCGCCGCCGTCGGGTACCGCCAGCCCTTCACCTACGAGCCCAAGAACGGCTGGCTGATGCTCGAGTTCAGCCAGGAAGACCCCCGCCCCGGCGAGGCGATGCCCGCCCTCTGCAAAATCTATCAGAAGCGTCGTGCTGGCCGGTCCGCCTCGAAACCCATTTCGTCTGGGTCGTCGTCGATGTCCGGATCCAAGAGGAAGGCGGCGGCCGCGGGCGAGCGCTCCGGCGTGAGGCGATGCCTGCAGTTCCGTCCGTCTCCTGCCGCACCAAATCCGCCCACCGTGGTTGCTACATCGGAGATTCAAGAAGCGTTCTTGCTTCCAGTTGAGCGGCCGCAGGCAGAGCAAGAAGAGCAAGAACCGCCGGTACGGAGAGCACCCACAGCCACACCGCTGATTCCCAGCTTCTCCCTGACCTTCGACAGCACCGCCTTCCTCCGCCCCGCCCAAGATTCGCCCACGCCAGCGAATTCGGACCTGAGCGACACGTCGACGGCACTGCTGGGCAATTACGAGTTCGTCTCACCAGCCAGCTCCGAGCTGACCTGCTACAATGCCACGACACCCTCGAGCGATAACACCGGCGCTTGGGCCTTCCAGCCGTCCGCCCTGACCTCCTCCAATGGCACCACCTCCCTCCTCCCTGGCCAAGATTGGGCCACGCCAGAGTCGTCACAAGTCAGTGAGGCATCGACGCTGGAGAGCTACAGCTGCTTCTCGCCCGACCACGCCACATCCAGGCCCACCACACTGCCGATCAGCAACGGCACCGGCTATTGTTGGTCTTTGCCGCAGTACAGCGAGCTGTCGGCAATTTTTGGTGCCTGA